In Drosophila yakuba strain Tai18E2 chromosome X, Prin_Dyak_Tai18E2_2.1, whole genome shotgun sequence, a single genomic region encodes these proteins:
- the LOC6525254 gene encoding eye-specific diacylglycerol kinase isoform X8 encodes MERLLHAVREEFQTEDEYETEVDVDVDDDEDEANALHRSSISSCCSSHSSSSSSSSNSDGSNSTASQPLSPSLPQPRRRLQRSDSFGSVGGGVAGGVVGAGGGAAGAGGVRRFRRSSIGMQRKSAFRQRKLDSLGAWRRKRRTASASNSRRPIRIVPDWTENAVQGEHYWKPTSASGDLCCLNEECIKSGQRMKCSACQLVAHHNCIPFVNEKSTLACKPTYRDVGIRQYREQTTTHHHWVHRKLEKGKCKQCGKFFPMKQAVQSKLFGSKEIVALACAWCHEIYHNKEACFNQAKIGEECRLGNYAPIIVPPSWIVKLPTKGNFKSSIRVSNKNNAASGSGGGGAGGAGGAGGAGGGGGGGKSKKQTQRRQKGKEEKKEPRAFIVKPIPSPEVIPVIVFINPKSGGNQGHKLLGKFQHLLNPRQVFDLTQGGPKMGLDMFRKAPNLRVLACGGDGTVGWVLSVLDQIQPPLQPAPAVGVLPLGTGNDLARALGWGGSIFFQGYTDEPIGKILREIGMSQCVLMDRWRVKVTPNDDVTDDHVDRSKPNVPLNVINNYFSFGVDAHIALEFHEAREAHPERFNSRLRNKMYYGQMGGKDLILRQYRNLSQWVTLECDGQDFTGKLRDAGCHAVLFLNIPSYGGGTHPWNDSFGASKPSIDDGLMEVVGLTTYQLPMLQAGMHGTCICQCRKARIITKRTIPMQVDGEACRVKPSVIEIELLNKALMLSKRKHGRGDVQVNPLEKMQLHILRVTMQQYEQYHYDKEMLRKLANKLGQIEIESQCDLEHVRNMLNTKFEESISYPKVSQDWCFIDSCTAEHYFRIDRAQEHLHYICDIAIDELYILDHEAATMPQTPDQERSFAAFSQRQAQNERRQMDQAQGRGPGSTDEDLQIGSKPIKVMKWKSNKDRLFSFNEDVFGCGFSPILEQTSDAILLAAQSGDLNMLRALHEQGYSLQSVNKNGQTALHFACKYNHRDIVKYIIASATRRLINMADKELGQTALHIAAEQNRRDICVMLVAAGAHLDTLDSGGNTPMMVAFNKNANEIATYLESKQGTQPVDGWLDD; translated from the exons ATGGAGCGATTGCTGCACGCGGTTCGCGAGGAGTTCCAAACGGAGGATGAGTACGAGACCGaggtggacgtggacgtggacgaTGACGAGGATGAGGCAAATGCGCTGCACAggagcagcatcagcagttgctgcagcagccacagtagcagcagcagcagtagcagcaacagcgacGGCAGCAACTCCACCGCATCGCAGCCTCTGTCGCCGTCGCTGCCGCAGCCACGACGTCGACTGCAGCGCAGCGATAGTTTCGGCTCCGTTGGGGGCGGTGTGGCAGGGGGCGTGGTGGGAGCCGGCGGAGGGGCGGCGGGAGCGGGGGGAGTGCGACGCTTTCGCCGCTCCTCCATCGGTATGCAACGGAAGTCGGCCTTCCGCCAGCGGAAGCTCGACTctttgggggcgtggcgccGGAAGAG GCGTACCGCTTCGGCCAGCAACTCCCGGAGACCGATACGGATTGTGCCCGACTGGACGGAGAATGCCGTGCAGGGCGAGCACTACTGGAAGCCCACCTCCGCCTCCGGCGATCTGTGCTGCCTGAATGAGGAGTGCATT AAAAGCGGACAGCGGATGAAGTGCTCCGCCTGCCAACTGGTTGCGCACCACAACTGCATTCCGTTCGTGAACGAGAAGAGCACCCTGGCCTGCAAACCCACCTACCGGGATGTGGGCATCCGGCAGTACCGGGAGCagaccaccacccaccaccactgGGTGCACCgcaagctggagaagggcAAGTGCAAGCAGTGCGGCAAG TTCTTTCCTATGAAGCAGGCGGTGCAAAGCAAGCTATTTGGGTCGAAGGAGATTGTGGCTTTGGCCTGTGCGTGGTGCCACGAGATCTACCACAACAAGGAGGCCTGTTTTAACCAGGCCAAAATCGGCGAGGAATGTCGTCTGG GCAACTATGCGCCCATCATTGTGCCGCCGTCGTGGATTGTGAAGCTGCCGACCAAGGGCAACTTCAAGTCGTCGATACGCGTGAGCAATAAGAACAATGCCGCATCGGGATCaggaggtggtggtgctggtggtgctggtggtgctggtggtgccggaggcggtggaggtggtggcAAGAGCAAGAAGCAAACGCAGCGGCGGCAGAAGGGcaaggaggagaagaaggagcCGCGAGCGTTTATTGTGAAGCCCATTCCATCGCCGGAGGTAATCCCGGTCATTGTGTTTATTAATCCCAAATCGGGCGGCAATCAGGGCCACAAGCTGCTGGGAAAGTTCCAGCATCTGCTCAATCCGCGCCAGGTCTTCGATCTTACGCAGGGTGGCCCCAAAATGGG CCTGGACATGTTCCGTAAGGCGCCCAATCTGCGGGTCCTGGCGTGCGGAGGCGACGGCACCGTCGGCTGGGTCCTATCCGTCCTGGATCAAATCCAACCGCCGCTCCAGCCAGCTCCGGCTGTCGGTGTCCTGCCCCTGGGCACCGGAAATGATCTCGCTCGCGCTCTCGGTTGGGGAGGG TCTATTTTCTTTCAGGGCTACACGGACGAACCGATTGGGAAGATATTGCGCGAAATTGGGATGTCGCAGTGCGTGCTAATGGATCGCTGGCGGGTGAAGGTCACGCCCAACGATGACGTCACCGATGATCATGTCGATCGCAGCAAGCCCAATGTCCCACTGAACGTCATCAACAACTATTTCTCGTTCGGCGTGGACGCGCACATCGCCCTGGAATTTCACGAGGCACGCGAAGCGCATCCGGAGCGCTTCAATTCGCGCCTGCGCAACAAGATGTACTACGGCcagatgggcggcaaggatCTGATCCTGCGCCAGTACCGCAACCTCTCCCAATGGGTGACGCTCGAGTGCGATGGCCAGGATTTTACCGGTAAACTGCGCGACGCCGGCTGCCATGCCGTCCTCTTCCTCAACATTCCCAG CTATGGCGGTGGCACCCATCCGTGGAACGACTCCTTTGGCGCCTCCAAGCCATCGATCGATGACGGACTGATGGAGGTGGTCGGGCTGACCACCTACCAGCTGCCCATGCTGCAGGCTGGCATGCATGGCACCTGCATTTGCCAGTGCCGCAAGGCTAGGATCATCACCAAGAGGACCATTCCCATGCAGGTGGATGGAGAGGCATGCCGCGTTAAGCCATCGGTCATCGAGATCGAGCTGCTCAACAAGGCACTGATGCTGTCCAAAAGGAAGCACGGACGCGGCGATGTTCA AGTGAATCCGCTGGAGAAGATGCAGTTGCACATCTTGCGCGTGACCATGCAACAGTACGAGCAATACCACTATGACAAGGAGATGCTCCGCAAGTTGGCCAATAAGCTGggccaaatcgaaatcgaatcgCAGTGCGATCTGGAGCATGTGCGCAACATGCTCAACACCAAGTTCGAGGAATCCATATCCTATCCAAAGGTCTCGCAGGATTGGTGCTTCATCGACT CCTGCACCGCTGAGCACTACTTCCGGATCGATCGTGCCCAGGAGCATCTGCACTACATCTGCGACATCGCCATCGATGAGCTGTACATCCTGGACCACGAGGCGGCCACCATGCCGCAGACGCCCGACCAGGAGCGCTCCTTTGCGGCCTTCTCGCAGCGGCAGGCACAGAACGAGAGGCGGCAAATGGATCAGGCCCAGGGCCGCGGCCCGGGCAGCACCG ATGAGGATTTGCAAATTGGCTCCAAGCCCATAAAAGTGATGAAGTGGAAGAG CAACAAAGATCGTTTATTCAGTTTCAACGAAGATGTTTTTGGTTGTGGATTCAG CCCTATACTGGAGCAAACTTCCGATGCCATACTACTAGCAGCCCAGAGCGGCGATCTCAATATG TTACGTGCACTACATGAACAAGGATACTCACTACAGTCAGTGAACAAGAACGGACAGACGGCGTTGCACTTCGCCTGCAAATACAACCACAGGGACATTGTCAAATATATCATCGCGAGCGCCACACGACGCCTCATCAACATGGCCGACAAGGAGCT TGGACAGACGGCGCTTCACATTGCCGCCGAGCAGAATCGCCGCGACATCTGCGTGATGCTGGTTGCCGCCGGCGCCCATTTGGACACCCTAGACTCCGGCGGAAATACGCCCATGATGGTGGCCTTCAACAAGAACGCCAACGAGATAGCCACCTATTTGGAAAGTAAGCAGGGGACACAGCCCGTCGACGGCTGGCTCGACGACTAG